Proteins co-encoded in one Oncorhynchus kisutch isolate 150728-3 linkage group LG1, Okis_V2, whole genome shotgun sequence genomic window:
- the LOC116375818 gene encoding G-protein coupled receptor 4-like, whose translation MAMIANSTGMTSNDLPLNSTLTLSPEPWTPPPWYQFHVCSVAPYGFIFYFGVKVFNLAIGTPCNILVLWQISSRKSDSSTSDIFIFNLALMDTYFCLMGPIDMVNRLVLDHQGIWYFQRFAYGVKDTGPLFLVCICLDRYVAVVHPVLFTGIRDNKIRVGVSVVIWALILAYSLTKSILGVMSVNEVFSGLILFAFALMIYCNLSIIWVLRRSVAGKEVMHPVKKKAFKMVLVILGIIFVNYLPPVALVPFFSYYTFVQFRCQVTISVFAIMDLSCSMEPLLYMTKMDRPACVPGWCCAGESSAKKPYEVKV comes from the exons ATGGCGATGATTGCTAACTCCACGGGGATGACCTCCAATGACCTCCCCCTGAACTCAACGTTGACCCTTAGTCCGGAACCTTGGACCCCGCCTCCTTGGTACCAATTCCACGTCTGCTCCGTGGCCCCTTACGGATTCATCTTCTACTTTGGAGTCAAAGTCTTCAACCTGGCCATAG GCACACCCTGCAATATACTGGTCCTGTGGCAGATCTCCAGCAGGAAAAGTGACTCGTCCACGTCTGACATCTTCATCTTTAATCTGGCTTTAATGGACACCTACTTCTGCCTCATGGGGCCAATAGACATGGTCAACAGGCTGGTCCTGGaccaccaaggcatctggtacTTCCAACGCTTTGCCTACGGGGTCAAAGACACAGGACCCCTCTTCCTG gtGTGTATCTGTCTGGACCGCTACGTGGCCGTGGTCCATCCGGTGCTGTTCACCGGTATCCGTGACAACAAGATCCGCGTTGGTGTCTCCGTGGTAATCTGGGCCCTCATCCTGGCCTACAGCCTCACAAAGAGCATCCTGGGAGTCATGTCTGTCAACGAGGTGTTCAGCGGCCTCATCCTCTTCGCCTTCGCCCTCATGATCTACTGTAACCTCTCCATCATATGGGTCCTACGCCGCTCCGTAGCCGGGAAGGAGGTGATGCACCCCGTGAAGAAGAAGGCCTTCAAAATGGTGCTGGTCATCTTGGGTATAATCTTCGTCAACTACCTTCCTCCTGTGGCTCTTGTTCCGTTCTTCTCCTACTACACGTTCGTCCAGTTCCGCTGTCAGGTGACTATCAGTGTGTTCGCCATCATGGATCTGAGTTGTAGTATGGAGCCACTTCTGTATATGACCAAGATGGACAGGCCTGCGTGTGTACCTGGCTGGTGCTGTGCGGGGGAGAGCTCGGCCAAGAAACCCTACGAGGTTAAAGTGTGA